The Amycolatopsis mongoliensis genome includes a window with the following:
- a CDS encoding DUF948 domain-containing protein gives MSAGQIAALIAAGAFVVLVVLLAIPLIKLGKTLDAATEAIERTNSNTDPLLIGANQTITHVNTQLERVDGITSNAQAVTGNVSALTSVFTATLGGPLVKTAALSYGLSKAIKARKKKSALKAAKKAGK, from the coding sequence GTGTCGGCAGGGCAGATCGCCGCGTTGATCGCCGCAGGAGCATTCGTGGTGCTGGTCGTCCTGCTGGCGATCCCGCTGATCAAGCTCGGCAAGACGCTGGACGCGGCCACCGAGGCGATCGAGCGCACCAACAGCAACACCGACCCGCTGCTGATCGGCGCGAACCAGACGATCACCCACGTCAACACCCAGCTCGAGCGGGTGGACGGGATCACGTCGAACGCCCAGGCCGTCACCGGGAACGTCTCCGCGCTGACGTCGGTGTTCACCGCGACGCTGGGCGGCCCGCTGGTCAAGACCGCGGCGCTGTCCTACGGGCTCAGCAAGGCGATCAAGGCGCGCAAGAAGAAGAGCGCGCTGAAGGCAGCGAAGAAGGCCGGCAAGTGA
- the alaS gene encoding alanine--tRNA ligase, with translation MDTHEITDRFLRHFESKGHTRVPSAPLILDDPNLLFVNAGMVQFKPYFLGEAPPPYPRATSVQKCVRTPDIDEVGKTTRHNTFFQMAGNFSFGDYFKEGAIEYAWELITKPQGEGGYGLDPDRIWATVYNDDSEAAGLWRKLTGLPGERIQERDGKDNYWDMGVPGPGGPCSEIYYDRGPAYGREGGPVADEDRYIEIWNLVFMQDVRGDLSPKLGHKPVGELPKKNIDTGMGVERVATILQGVENVYETDLVRPVIGRAEEFSGRRYGSNHADDVRFRVIADHARTGVMLIGDGVTPGNDGRGYVLRRLLRRIVRSTRLLGVQEPVLQEFAKVVRDTMGPTYPELVSGFDRINEVVRIEEEAFLSTLTSGSRIFDMAAEETKRGGGDVLAGDKAFQLHDTYGFPIDLTLEMAAEQGLTVDEDGFRTLMNEQRTRAKADAAARKTGHGDLSEYRKVLEQHGETEFLGYTDLQAEAKVVALLEDGRPVRSVSAGKKAELVLDRTPFYAESGGQVADTGVLLGDGVELKVLDVQKIVPGLFVHRVEVTEGEVGLDTKLTGSVDAHRRLSIERSHSATHLVHAAVRGAYGKRAAQAGSLNSPGRMRFDFTTPGSVSADVLTEVEQEVNDYLQTDVEVQSYTTTKDKALELGAVALFGEKYGNDVRVVDMGEYSRELCGGTHVDRIGQLGLVKLVSDASIGSGVHRVEALVGGDALKYVRKEQLLVSQLANTFKVPSDQLPARIEDVLTRLKNAEKEITQLKTQQVLGSAGSLVDKAQEIGGVTVVAEVVPDVDGNGLRALASDIRGRLGSRPGVVALFSPAGEKLSFVVATTKAAQDKGIAAGKLVPSFAEKIGGRGGGKPDMAQGGGTNPAGAADAVTALRAAIAGIG, from the coding sequence GTGGACACACACGAAATCACCGATCGTTTCCTGCGCCATTTCGAGAGCAAGGGCCACACGCGCGTGCCCAGCGCGCCGTTGATCCTCGACGACCCGAACCTGCTGTTCGTCAACGCCGGCATGGTTCAGTTCAAGCCGTACTTCCTCGGTGAGGCGCCGCCGCCGTACCCGCGCGCGACCTCCGTGCAGAAGTGCGTGCGCACGCCGGACATCGACGAGGTCGGCAAGACCACCCGGCACAACACGTTCTTCCAGATGGCCGGCAACTTCTCCTTCGGCGACTACTTCAAGGAAGGCGCCATCGAGTACGCCTGGGAGCTGATCACCAAGCCCCAGGGCGAAGGCGGCTACGGCCTCGACCCGGACCGCATCTGGGCGACCGTCTACAACGACGACTCCGAAGCCGCGGGTCTGTGGCGCAAGCTCACCGGCCTGCCCGGCGAGCGGATCCAGGAGCGCGACGGCAAGGACAACTACTGGGACATGGGCGTGCCCGGTCCCGGTGGCCCCTGCTCGGAGATCTACTACGACCGCGGCCCGGCGTACGGCCGCGAGGGCGGCCCGGTCGCGGACGAGGACCGCTACATCGAGATCTGGAACCTCGTCTTCATGCAGGACGTCCGCGGCGACCTGAGCCCCAAGCTCGGGCACAAGCCGGTCGGCGAGCTGCCGAAGAAGAACATCGACACCGGCATGGGCGTCGAGCGCGTCGCGACGATCCTGCAGGGCGTCGAGAACGTCTACGAGACCGACCTCGTGCGCCCGGTCATCGGCCGCGCGGAGGAGTTCTCCGGCCGCCGCTACGGCAGCAACCACGCCGACGACGTCCGGTTCCGCGTCATCGCCGACCACGCCCGCACCGGCGTCATGCTGATCGGCGACGGCGTCACCCCGGGCAACGACGGCCGCGGCTACGTGCTGCGCCGCCTGCTGCGCCGCATCGTCCGCTCCACGCGCCTGCTGGGCGTGCAGGAGCCGGTGCTGCAGGAGTTCGCGAAGGTCGTGCGCGACACCATGGGCCCGACCTACCCGGAGCTGGTCAGCGGCTTCGACCGGATCAACGAGGTCGTCCGGATCGAGGAGGAGGCCTTCCTCTCGACCCTCACCAGCGGTTCGCGGATCTTCGACATGGCGGCCGAGGAGACCAAGCGCGGCGGCGGCGACGTGCTGGCCGGCGACAAGGCGTTCCAGCTGCACGACACCTACGGCTTCCCGATCGACCTGACCCTCGAGATGGCGGCCGAGCAGGGCCTGACCGTCGACGAGGACGGCTTCCGCACGCTCATGAACGAGCAGCGCACCCGCGCGAAGGCGGACGCGGCGGCCCGCAAGACCGGCCACGGCGACCTCTCGGAGTACCGGAAGGTCCTGGAGCAGCACGGCGAGACCGAGTTCCTCGGCTACACCGACCTGCAGGCCGAGGCGAAGGTCGTCGCGCTGCTCGAAGACGGGCGGCCGGTGCGCAGCGTCTCGGCGGGCAAGAAGGCGGAGCTGGTCCTCGACCGGACGCCGTTCTACGCCGAGAGCGGTGGCCAGGTCGCCGACACCGGCGTCCTGCTGGGTGACGGCGTCGAACTGAAGGTCCTCGACGTCCAGAAGATCGTCCCGGGCCTGTTCGTGCACCGCGTCGAGGTCACCGAGGGCGAGGTCGGCCTGGACACCAAGCTGACCGGCTCGGTCGACGCGCACCGCCGCCTGTCCATCGAGCGCTCGCACTCCGCGACGCACCTGGTGCACGCGGCCGTCCGGGGCGCGTACGGCAAGCGCGCGGCGCAGGCGGGTTCGCTGAATTCGCCGGGCCGCATGCGGTTCGACTTCACCACGCCGGGTTCGGTGTCGGCGGACGTGCTGACCGAGGTCGAGCAGGAGGTCAACGACTACCTGCAGACCGACGTCGAGGTGCAGAGCTACACCACGACCAAGGACAAGGCGCTCGAGCTGGGCGCGGTCGCGCTGTTCGGCGAGAAGTACGGCAACGACGTCCGTGTGGTCGACATGGGCGAGTACTCCCGCGAGCTCTGCGGCGGCACGCACGTCGACCGGATCGGCCAGCTCGGCCTGGTCAAGCTGGTCTCCGACGCGTCCATCGGCTCGGGGGTGCACCGCGTCGAGGCGCTCGTCGGCGGCGACGCGCTGAAGTACGTCCGCAAGGAGCAGCTGCTGGTCTCGCAGCTGGCGAACACCTTCAAGGTGCCCTCGGACCAGCTGCCGGCCCGCATCGAGGACGTCCTGACCCGGCTGAAGAACGCCGAGAAGGAGATCACGCAGCTCAAGACCCAGCAGGTGCTGGGCTCGGCGGGCTCGCTGGTCGACAAGGCGCAGGAGATCGGCGGCGTCACGGTGGTCGCCGAAGTCGTCCCGGACGTCGACGGCAACGGCCTGCGCGCGCTCGCGTCGGACATCCGGGGCCGGCTCGGCTCCCGGCCCGGCGTCGTGGCGCTGTTCTCGCCGGCCGGCGAGAAGCTGAGCTTCGTCGTCGCGACGACGAAGGCGGCGCAGGACAAGGGCATCGCGGCGGGCAAGCTCGTGCCGTCGTTCGCCGAGAAGATCGGCGGCCGCGGCGGCGGCAAGCCCGACATGGCCCAGGGTGGTGGCACGAACCCGGCCGGCGCGGCCGACGCGGTCACGGCCCTGCGCGCGGCGATCGCCGGCATTGGTTAA
- the ruvX gene encoding Holliday junction resolvase RuvX, with protein MVNRGNRGPDRPGTGDPGRGRRLGVDVGSVRVGVALSDPAPLLASPLVTLSRDATDDSDLDQLAALVTEHEVVEVIVGLPRTLANRQGPAAELAIAYSERLAGRIAPVPVRLGDERLTTVTASRILSQRGVKGRKQRAVVDQAAAVEILQAWIDAAAAHRAREGDR; from the coding sequence TTGGTTAACCGCGGCAACCGCGGCCCGGATCGGCCCGGTACCGGCGATCCGGGCCGGGGCCGGCGGCTCGGCGTCGATGTCGGATCCGTCCGGGTCGGGGTGGCGCTGAGCGATCCGGCCCCCCTGCTCGCTTCGCCATTGGTTACCCTCTCCCGCGATGCGACCGACGACAGTGATCTGGACCAGCTGGCCGCCCTCGTCACCGAGCACGAGGTGGTCGAGGTGATCGTGGGCCTGCCGCGAACGCTCGCCAACCGGCAGGGTCCGGCGGCCGAGCTGGCGATCGCGTATTCTGAACGCCTGGCCGGGCGCATCGCGCCCGTGCCGGTCCGGCTGGGCGACGAGCGGCTGACCACGGTCACCGCATCCCGCATCCTCTCCCAGCGCGGGGTCAAAGGCCGCAAGCAGCGTGCGGTGGTCGACCAGGCCGCCGCCGTCGAGATCCTGCAGGCCTGGATCGACGCCGCAGCTGCGCACCGCGCCCGGGAGGGAGACCGATGA